CTATATTTTGGTCTACATAAACTAGATGCTTGTTCATGGCGCTCCTGTTCTGGTGCATTAGGGTGATGAGTTTGATCGGGCCTAACGCCAGATTTTCCAGTTACTCCGTGAGGCCGGATCGCCTAATGTCCAACTGCAGGCGCAAGGGGACTCCCGGGACACGAACACTAGATTCGCGGGGAAGAGAAGAGGACAGGCTACTTTTCAGAAAGTAGCCTGTCCTCTTTCTGCTCCCGATCCGGTTTGCGACATCACGCAGTGCGGACCCTGCTTTTCACCTGGAGCACCAGAGGCCACAGCTCGGAGCAGAGCATGCCGGCGAGCATGAGGGTGCAACCGAGGAAGCCGCGGGGGCCCAGTATCTCCCCGAGGAAGCACCACCCCCAGATGGCGGCGAACACTCCCTCGGCACTCAGGATGACGGCGGTATGCGCGGGATGGGCGTCTCGCTGCGCGACCACCTGCATGGTGTAGGCAAAGCCCACGGAGATCAGACCACCGTAGAGGATGGGACGCCATGCGGCGCAGATGGCCGTCACGGTTACCGGCTCGAAGATGAACGCCGTGATCAGGCTCAGCACCGAACAGACGGCAAATTGCAGTGCAGAGAGCTTGAAGGCGTCCAGTCGCGGGGAGAGCCAGCCGATCAGGAGCACGTGCCCGGCCCAGAAAAAGGCGCCGGCCAATTCCAGCAGATCGCCAAATCCCATGGTGAACCGGTCGGTGACACTCAGAAAGAAGAGGCCGACGGCCGCCAGGATAGCACCTAGCCAGGTGCCAGTACTCGGCCGCTGTCCCCAGAGGCAGCCCAGCAGCGGTACCAAAACGACATAGAGGCCGGTGATAAATCCAGCGTTTCCGGCGGTAGTGTAGGCGATGCCGACCTGCTGCAGTGACGCCCCCAGGAAGAGCGCGGCCCCAGCCGTGAGCCCGCCATACAGGTGTGCGCGCGGGCCACCCCGCGGCAGGGCGCCGTGGTAGGGAGCCTGCTGGCGACGTTTCAGGTACACCAGGGGTAGCAAGGAGAGGCTGCCCAGTGCAAAGCGTACCCCGTTGTAGGTAAAGGGGCCGAGGAAGTCGAGTCCCTTTCGCTGTGCGACGAACCCGCCGCCCCAGATCGCTGCGATGAGGAGGAGTAAGAGGTCAGATTTGAGGGTTTTGGCTTTCATGCGCTTCCTTCCGCTCTTATTCGGGCGCACCACGGTGGGCGCGGGGCCTAATGCTCCATCTTTTTTCCGCGAATGTCAAAAACATTGCATCGCCTGTGAAAGTTATGTCCGTAAGTGCACCTGCTTCGGGAGCAGGGGGTGCGGACGCGGCAGCGTGACTCAGGTTGAACCCCTCCGGCATCGAAGATCCGCAGGTCTTATCGTCAAACCCTCAAATGCGAAGCCTGAGCCCACAGTTCTTGCGTCAAATCCCCAAATGCAAAGCCTGACCCCACAGTTTCTTGCATGAGAAGCCATCAGGTATAATTTCATCGAGGCTGGAACTGCTCGAACACGGGCGCCGGGGGCTTCTGGTTACGTCAACCGTACCAGAGTCAGCCGTGGCCTCAGGAGAAGCTGATCAGTTGATTGAGCCGGCTTCGCCTCCCGCCCAGTGCATTTGCTGCTGCAGACCACAGGAGGAAGGGTTGTGGTTAGTCTGCAAATTCCGCAAGAGGAAACCTCTTTTATCCGCCGCTATGGCATCGGGCTTCTTGCTGCAGCCGGCGCGATCGGTTTGCGCGTGGCACTCATCCCTCTATTGGGGGTCAAACCCCCATACATAACCTTCTACCTGGGGATCGTCGTTGCCGCAGCGTTCGGTGGCATGGGGCCAGCATTGCTCGTCACCTTCCTCGGGGTTGCCTTTGGTTTCGTCATCCTTCCTGCCGAATCGGTGGTTGTCGAGCAGGAGGTCGCGCGACTTGCCCTTTTTGTGCTCAGCGGGTTTGGCATCGGCCTGATTGCGGAGGGGATGCACCGTCACCGCCGGACGGTACAGAAACAGAAACAGGACCTGCAGCGGTCACACGACGAACTTGAGAGGCTGGTTCAGGAACGGACGGAGGAGTTGCGGAGAAAGGAGTTGTTGCTGGCGCAGCAGAGCCGGCAGGCGGCCATGGGCGAGATGATCAACAACATCGCCCACCAGTGGCGTCAGCCTCTCAATGCCCTCGGCTTGACCGTTCAGTCCTTGCCTATGCTGCATGATGCGGGCGAACTGACTGCCGACGCTTTGAACAAATCGACGCAAAAGTCGATGGAAATCATCAAGCACATGTCTGAAACCATCGATGACTTCCGGAACTACCTGAAGCCCGACAAGGAGAAGGTGAAATTTCGCACCAGCGACGTTATCTCCAGGGTGATGAAGCTGACGGAGGATTATTTCAAAAGCTTTAATATCGTCATCGAAGTACAGGTTCGGGTCGATCCGGTCATTGTGGGGTACCCCAACCAGTTCGGCCAGGTGCTACTGAACATCCTGCTTAACGCCCGAGACGCATTCGTCGAGCGGGTGGCAACCTCCGGGAAGATCATCATCACCACCGATACAGAAAATGGCAGGGGCGTCATCACCATTTCCGACAATGCCGGCGGCATTCCCGAAAAGATCCTGAACAAGATCTTCGAGCCTTACTTCACGACCAAGGGCCCTGAACGTGGCACCGGGATCGGCCTGTTCATCTGCAAGTCCATCGTTGAGAACGATATGGGTGGAAAGCTCCTGGTGCGGAACATCCCGGGCGGTGCAGAATTCAGAATAGAGTGTGAAATGACTTCAACGTCTGCAGTCTGATCTCCTCGTCCCCGAACAAGCCACCTTCCCCCTGGAGTGTTAGCAGCATGAGGTGCTATCCCTCCTGTCGTTTCGGATGCAGGTTTTGGTGCACGTCAATGCCTGTCCCGGACGCGCGATCCCATCACCAAATCCCCAAATACAAAGCCTGACCCCGCAGATCCTGCAGTAGCAGGGTGGATTCTATTCTTAATTGCACCAGTTGATGTAAAAGCAGGACATGACAGGCAAATCTGGTAGTGTGTGAAGCGCGACCAACACATACCCCAGGAGGAGCCCGCCATGTCCCACACGCATCTTACAGAAAATGAGCGATATGTCATCAGCCATTTGAAGGTGGCGAAATTTAGCCTTCGCGAAATCGGCCGTAGGCTTGGACGCCATCACACAAGCATCATGCGCGAGATTGCGCGCAACGGCCCGACATACCCCGATGGAGTTTACTGGTACACCTTCACGCATGGCACTGCGCTTAAACGTCGTCACCAGCCCAGGTCTTTCCGGCGGCAGGACAACGCCGATCTGGTCGCTTACGTTGAAGAGAAATTGATGCTGGATTGGCCACCTGAAGCCATTGCCGCCAGGCTCAAAATGGATTTCCCAATGGACCGGGCGATGCGCATCAGTCATGAAACCATCTACCGCTGGATTTACCTAGACGCCAGAGAAGGTGGCGAGCTTCACAAGCATCTTCGCCGTCGGAGGCGGAATCGCCGTAGGCAAACGCGCTACTGCGCAGGACGGCGGTTCATTCCGGGTCGAGTCTCAATTAAGGAGAGGCCGGCAGTAGTTGGTACCAGAGAACGATTTGGGGACTGGGAAGGCGACACGCTGCACGGTGCGAAAGGCGCAGGAAACCTTGCCACGTACGTTGAGCGCAAGAGCCGCTTTTTACTTGCCGCAAGACTCGCAGACAGAAGGGCCGCAACCATGACGGATCATAGCGCGAGGTGCTTCAGCCCTCTGCCCGAGATCCTCTGCCAGACAGTAACCGTTGATAACGGTAGTGAGTTTGCGGAATTCAAAGATCTGGAAACTAAGACAGGGCTTACCGTGTATTTCGCGGATCCTTATGCGTCTTGGCAGCGTGGCACCAATGAGAACACAAACGGCATCTTGCGGCACTACTTTCCGAAGGGGTTCGACTTCAGGACCCTATCAGAGGAAGAAATTCAGCAGGTCGTGAAACAGGTCAACGATCGACCACGAAAGTGCCTCGGCTACCGGACTCCTGCGGAAGTTCTGCGTGCATCATTCGGTGGTGCATTTACAACTTGAATTCACCCAGGAATGAGAAGTACGGCCTGATCAAAGTGCCCAGTCAGCTGGTTGGACGAAAGCGCATGCCTTGCGGTGAAGAACATCGGAAAGCCGGATGCGGGAAAACTGCACCTCCGGTTTGATGAGGGAGGACAGGGTAACACCTGCTCTCTACTCTATCCGCCCTGCCTGTTTTCGCTTGTGCAGATTGTGGGTTTAATTTAAAGTTCTGCGCCTGGTCCATAGCCTTGTGGACCTCTCTCTAAACATTCTTCAGCGGCATATGTACTGACATACCGCTGCAGCTAGCGTGCTACGTCCGACGACAGTTCGAAATAAAGTTGTGTACGGGAGATTGGATGAAAAACACGATATATGTGCTGACATGCTTGTTGTTCTTTGCCTTGATCAGTGGCTGCGGCGGCAGCTCAGGTGCGCCTTCTTCTCAACCCGTGGGAACGGACGTTATTCAGAAATACAGCCTGATGGTAGAAGGACAACCAGATACCACTTCCCTCACGTTGCCCCTGCACTTTACGGATGCGGAGTGGAGTGTGAAAGAGGCACTGTGTAAAGAGGCTGGTTATGATTTGGCT
The DNA window shown above is from Geomonas sp. RF6 and carries:
- a CDS encoding sensor histidine kinase yields the protein MVSLQIPQEETSFIRRYGIGLLAAAGAIGLRVALIPLLGVKPPYITFYLGIVVAAAFGGMGPALLVTFLGVAFGFVILPAESVVVEQEVARLALFVLSGFGIGLIAEGMHRHRRTVQKQKQDLQRSHDELERLVQERTEELRRKELLLAQQSRQAAMGEMINNIAHQWRQPLNALGLTVQSLPMLHDAGELTADALNKSTQKSMEIIKHMSETIDDFRNYLKPDKEKVKFRTSDVISRVMKLTEDYFKSFNIVIEVQVRVDPVIVGYPNQFGQVLLNILLNARDAFVERVATSGKIIITTDTENGRGVITISDNAGGIPEKILNKIFEPYFTTKGPERGTGIGLFICKSIVENDMGGKLLVRNIPGGAEFRIECEMTSTSAV
- a CDS encoding IS30 family transposase gives rise to the protein MSHTHLTENERYVISHLKVAKFSLREIGRRLGRHHTSIMREIARNGPTYPDGVYWYTFTHGTALKRRHQPRSFRRQDNADLVAYVEEKLMLDWPPEAIAARLKMDFPMDRAMRISHETIYRWIYLDAREGGELHKHLRRRRRNRRRQTRYCAGRRFIPGRVSIKERPAVVGTRERFGDWEGDTLHGAKGAGNLATYVERKSRFLLAARLADRRAATMTDHSARCFSPLPEILCQTVTVDNGSEFAEFKDLETKTGLTVYFADPYASWQRGTNENTNGILRHYFPKGFDFRTLSEEEIQQVVKQVNDRPRKCLGYRTPAEVLRASFGGAFTT
- a CDS encoding DMT family transporter, which produces MKAKTLKSDLLLLLIAAIWGGGFVAQRKGLDFLGPFTYNGVRFALGSLSLLPLVYLKRRQQAPYHGALPRGGPRAHLYGGLTAGAALFLGASLQQVGIAYTTAGNAGFITGLYVVLVPLLGCLWGQRPSTGTWLGAILAAVGLFFLSVTDRFTMGFGDLLELAGAFFWAGHVLLIGWLSPRLDAFKLSALQFAVCSVLSLITAFIFEPVTVTAICAAWRPILYGGLISVGFAYTMQVVAQRDAHPAHTAVILSAEGVFAAIWGWCFLGEILGPRGFLGCTLMLAGMLCSELWPLVLQVKSRVRTA